A stretch of the Methanofervidicoccus abyssi genome encodes the following:
- the hdrC gene encoding CoB--CoM heterodisulfide reductase subunit C, with amino-acid sequence MVISAKDFNPKLPKKMVEIGQNIGEENIIRSFSRCYQCGTCTGGCPSGRVTAYRTRKLIRAALFGYGDYIKSEDLWKCTTCYTCYERCPRDVKITEIIKAMRNVAFQMGYVALAHRKTALYVFLTGHAVPINDKIKDVRKNIGLTEVPPTTYKYPEVLEHIRGIMEDTGFCKNAGINPETKKLEEIKTKDWTEVD; translated from the coding sequence ATGGTTATAAGTGCCAAAGACTTTAATCCAAAACTTCCAAAAAAAATGGTGGAGATTGGACAAAACATAGGAGAAGAAAATATAATAAGATCTTTTTCTCGGTGCTACCAGTGTGGGACCTGTACAGGAGGATGTCCAAGTGGAAGAGTAACTGCATATAGAACGAGAAAGTTAATAAGAGCCGCCTTATTCGGATATGGAGATTATATAAAAAGTGAAGACCTTTGGAAATGTACAACATGTTATACCTGCTACGAGAGATGTCCAAGAGATGTTAAGATCACAGAAATCATCAAAGCTATGAGAAATGTAGCCTTCCAGATGGGATACGTTGCCCTAGCCCATAGAAAAACTGCACTTTACGTATTTTTAACTGGTCATGCAGTACCTATAAACGACAAGATAAAGGATGTTAGGAAGAACATAGGCTTAACTGAGGTACCTCCAACAACCTACAAGTATCCAGAAGTATTGGAGCATATAAGGGGAATTATGGAAGATACTGGATTCTGTAAAAATGCAGGTATCAACCCTGAAACTAAGAAATTAGAGGAGATTAAAACTAAGGACTGGACAGAGGTTGACTAA
- a CDS encoding TIGR00297 family protein — protein sequence MKIYLKFIYSFMVIMILAYIIKKKGYLDDVGIAVSTLMAFVILMGTDIKWLLIILSFLMLGSLVSKIGRSKKESMNLYEERRSLKNVLANGLVAILVVIMYIFGILDYNTALFGYVGAISAATSDTFSSELGVLSEETPRLITTFEKVEKGTDGGITLWGVVVGVVGGFLIGLLATLLFNNNYLLIIGTFSGILGNLSDSLSGALFERKGILNNEHVNFICTIVGCISAVVMYKIHEMFWI from the coding sequence ATGAAGATATATCTAAAGTTTATATATTCCTTTATGGTGATAATGATCTTAGCATATATAATAAAGAAGAAAGGTTACTTGGATGACGTTGGTATAGCAGTCTCAACTCTAATGGCCTTTGTCATACTGATGGGAACAGATATAAAATGGCTACTGATAATATTAAGTTTCCTGATGTTAGGTAGTTTAGTCAGTAAGATAGGACGTTCTAAAAAAGAATCTATGAATCTTTATGAGGAGAGAAGATCTCTAAAAAATGTACTTGCAAATGGGTTGGTGGCAATTTTAGTAGTGATAATGTATATCTTCGGTATCCTAGATTATAATACAGCCCTCTTTGGATACGTGGGGGCTATCTCTGCAGCCACTTCAGATACCTTCTCCTCCGAGTTAGGTGTCCTATCTGAAGAAACTCCAAGGCTGATAACCACCTTTGAGAAGGTTGAGAAGGGTACTGATGGAGGCATAACGTTATGGGGTGTCGTTGTAGGTGTGGTAGGTGGTTTTCTCATAGGTCTTTTAGCCACTTTACTTTTCAACAACAACTACCTTCTTATAATTGGTACCTTCTCAGGTATCTTAGGGAACCTCTCAGATAGTCTCTCTGGAGCACTCTTTGAAAGAAAGGGAATATTGAACAACGAACATGTTAACTTTATATGCACGATAGTAGGATGTATCTCTGCTGTGGTGATGTATAAAATCCATGAGATGTTTTGGATTTAA